The DNA sequence GGAGGAGCATTGACGTGGAATGTCAGACCAATAAACCTGGAGTTAATTGTAATTTTATGACTAGGCATGGCTGCAGTTTTGAGGGTGGCGCATGCTACACAATAGTGGAACAGTGTGAAGGCTGTGCCAAGGTGGTTGAGTATGAGACTGGTAAATTTTGTTCAGTTTACCCCCATCCAGAGATGAAATGGCGTAAGGGGCCCTGTAATTTTGCCACCCACGTTAAACGCGAAGTAGAAAAAGACGAGTCAGGAAAGAAGATAAACCCATTGAAGGCTGCCAAGAGGGCTGCAAGAATGAGATAATAATTTCAGACTGGGCTAGTACTGACTTTTTAAGGCTGAATATCAGGGTCGAGTGCGGAGTGACATACATCAGACTCCGCACTCCAAACTCCAGTTAAGAAAGTTTTTCCAGTGCGTTTTTAATTCGTTCCAACCCCTTATTCAGAGTCTGCAGATCTGTTGCAAAGGAGAATCTTATACACCTGTCGTCTCCAAAGGCTATTCCAGGGATACAGGCTACTCTGGCATGTTCTAAGAGGTAATCTCCTAAGTCTAATGAGCCCTTGATAATATTGCCCTCTGGGGTCTTTTTCCCATAAAATGCGCTCATGTCAGGGAAACAATAAAATGCGCCGTCTGGCATTGGGCAGCTGATCCCTGGAATATTTCTTAAGCTCTCTACGAATGCATGGCAGCGCTCTTTAAATGCCTTCTGCATCTCAAAAACGCAATCCTGTGGCCCTGTGAGAGCTGCCACCGCTGCTTTTTGGGCAACAGAGGTGGGGTTTGAGGTGCTTTGACTCTGAATCTTTGTGCATGCTTTTACTACGTTTTCTGGTCCAGCAAGATAACCAATTCGCCAACCGGTCATGGCATATGCCTTTGAAACACCATTTACTATAAGGCAATTTTGTCGTGCTTCTGGAACTAGGCTAGCACAGTTATAAGGTTCTTTTCCGTCAAATCTTATTCGATCATAGATATCATCAGTTATGATATAGATGCCCTTTTCTACAGAAAGTAATGCTATCTTTTTCACGGTCTCTTGATCATAGATCGCACCAGTTGGATTTGATGGCGAATTCAAGATTATAGCTTTTGTTTTTGAAGTAATGAGATCAGCTAATTTGTCTATGTTTATTGCAAAGTTATCTGAAGGTTCAGTTGGAAGTATTACAGGAACACCTCCAGCAAGTTCAACGATTGGTGGATAGGATACCCAATAGGGTGCAGGTATGATGACTTCGTCACCTGGGTCCAAAATTGCCTGAGCTAAATTGTAAAGTACCTGTTTCCCACCAGTAGAGACCATGACTTCTGTTTCGTTGTATTTTAGGCCATAGTCTTGTTCAAGTCTCATGCAAATGGCAGCTTTAAGTTCAGGGATACCACCTACAGGAGTATAGCGAGTAAAGCCAGAATCTATTGCCTCTTTGGCAGCCTCTCTAATATGGGTGGGAGTATCAAAGTCTGGCTCTCCAGCACTCAGATTTACGATATCTACTCCTTGGGCCTTAAGTGTCTTGGCCTTGGCATCAGTAGCGAGTGTTGGGCTTGGTTTTAGGGCTTTTACCCTCTGTGATAGCTCTAAATTCGAACTCATTTTCTGTTGGCCTCCTTTTTCTCAATAATAGACCTTTTTTAAATAGAGTCCATATGGTGGAGCCGTTTGCCAGTGAAAAAGACGAATACCTGCATCAAGAACATCCTTGACATCATGCGGTGATCTCTTTCCTCTCCCGATTTCCACCAAAAGTCCCACAATATTTCGGACCATATAGCGCAGAAAACCATTTGCAGCAACTCGTATTTCTAGAAATCTTTCTTCTCCCACTGTTGAGTCAATAATTTCGCACTTTGTTACGGTTCTTACAGTTGTTTTTACCGAACTACCAGTCTTTTGAAAGCCCTTAAAGTCATGAGTACCAAGAAAGAAGTGACATGCCTCAATCATTGCGTCCCTGTTTAGAGGTGGCCGGACCATCCAGGCCCTATTGAGTAGCATTGGAAGCCTGATTTCAGATTCATAAATGCGGTATAGATAGAGTTTTTTCTTAGCATGTTTTCTCGCATGGAAATCAAGGGCTACTTCCTCTACATGGACAATGGCAATATCTTCAGGAAGAATGCTATTGAGACCCTTTAAAAAACCTGTGATAGGAATGGTAGAGTTAGTTTTAAAATTTGCTACCTGACAAATGGCATGGACTCCGGCATCGGTACGGCCAGAGCCGATAATATTACAATCTTCCTTTGTAAGTCGTTTTAACGCCTTTTCCAGTTCTCCCTGGATTGTTCTCTTATCTGACTGTCTTTGCCACCCAAAATAGTTTGTACCAAGGTACTGGATGTGGAGCCGTATGTTTCGAGTGTACGAGCCCATTTAAGAGAAGTTTTGAGTTTTGAGTTTTGAGTTTTGAGTTGGCGGAAGAAAGAGCGTTTGGAAGTTTTGAGTGTTGAGCATTTCAGAGGTTTTGAGTTTTGAGTTGAAGGAACATAGAACGTAGAACATAGAACCCTCAACATGGTTATGGGAAAAGAGGTGGGCTCTGTAGACCAATGGTCTCATCAAGGCCTTCCATTATGTTCATGTTTTGGACTGCCTGGCCTGATGCACCTTTAACCAGATTGTCTATTGCAGAAATGAGTATGAGTGTATTGGTCCTCTTACATACCCTTACCCCAATGTCACAGAAATTGCTTCCGCGCACATTATGACAGTCTGGGAAGAGGCCTTGATCAAGTACCCTTACAAAGGGACTTTCATTATAAAAATCCCTCAGGATATCAATTAGCTCCTGTTCGTCCACATCCTCTTTAAGTTTAGAATAGCTGGTTGTTAGGATCCCCCTTGTCATTGGCACAAGGTGAGGCGTAAAATTGAGGGTCAAGGGGGCGCCACATGCCATGGAAAGTTCTTGCTCTATCTCTGGTGTGTGCCTGTGTTCGCAGACCTTATAGGCCTTGAAGCCTTCATTGACCTCAGAATAGCCGAATGCGGAAGAACTTGTCCGTCCAGCTCCGCTTACTCCTGATTTGGAGTCTATAATTATGCCGTTAGAATCTACAATGCCTCTTTTCAGAATGGGGTAGAGTGGAAGAATAGCGCTTGTGGGGTAACAACCTGGATTTGCCACAAGCTCTGCTGCTTTTATTTTTTCTCTATAGATTTCAGGAAGACCGTAAACTGCGCGTTCTAATAATTCTTTTTGACTATGTTCACCGTACCAATTTTCGTATACGTCGGCATCGTGCAATCTAAAGTCTGCAGAAAGATCAATGACCTTTAGGCCAGCATCCAGTAACTCCCTCACAACAGGCATTGCTGCCTGATGGGGAACTGCCGTAAACGCTATCTGTGCCCTCTCTTTTAAAGACTCTGGTGAATAGTCTTCAAAATTTATATCAACAATCCCTCGAAGACTGGGAAAAAGAGCAGATATCGGCATCCCCGCGTATTTCCGCGAGGTTACACATGTAATTTCCACTCCTGGATGAGTGGAAAGAATACGAAGCAGTTCCCCTCCGGTATAGCCAGAGCCGCCAATTATGGCACACTGAATAGCCACTGTTCTTTAACGCTTGGAGTACTGATACCTCTTTCTGGCACCAGCAAGACCGTATTTTTTCCTCTCCTTGACCCTGGCATCTCTGGTAAGCAAACCGGCCTTTTTGAGAGGAAGCCTGAATTCCTCATTTGCCTGCAAGAGTGCCCTGGCAATTCCATGTCTTAGGGCTTCACACTGGCCGTTTTTCCCGCCGCCTTTGATGTTTGCCAAGACATCATATTTGCCCAGGGTACCAGTTACTACAAATGGCTGCTGTGCAATAATCCTTGCGGTATCAACGTCAAAGTACTCGTCAAAGTCCTTGCCATTGATAACCATTTTGCCGTCACCTGGAAAGATCCAGACTCTTGCTATTGCACTCTTTCTTTTCCCAGTTGCGTAATAGCGTATATCTGCCATTTACTCTTCCTCTCGTAATTTATATATTTAATGGTTGAGGTTTTTGTGCTGCATGAGGATGATTTGGACCGCTATAGATCTTGAGCTTCTTGAGCTGCTTTCTTCCCAAACGATTCTTGGGAAGCATTCTCTTTACAGCAAGCCTAATTACCTCTTCCGGCTTTCTTTTAAGCATTTCCTTGGCAGTAAAAGATTTTAAACCTCCGATGTAGCCAGTATGCTTGTAATACATTTTCTTCTCAAGCTTTTTGCCGGTGAGGCGCACCTTTTCTGCATTGACGACTATGACAAAGTCGCCAGTATCGAGGTGAGGTGTAAAGATGGGTTTGTGTTTACCCCTCAGTCTCATTGCAATTTGAGTTGCGAGTCGACCCAAAACTTTATTTTGGGCATCAACTACGTACCAATTTCTCTCTATCTTATCTACCTGTGGTAATGGCGTTTTCATTGGGCTCTCCTGCCTCTAATGTAAAATTACATTTTGTTCCTAAATTTATCAGGGACAAAGTCTTCTAAATGAAAACTGATGAAATGTCAAGGGGTTTGAAGCATCAATTCTATTCCAGTCCTTTTTTTGAGTCTTCTTGTGAAGGCCAAGAATCTTCCTCTCTCCTGTGGAGGGACGAGAAATCCAGGAAATGGCCTATTTCTTATAAGATTAAGGGTAGCTTTGGTCTCGTGGTAATTGACGACATCCCATAGGTTTCCTGTAAAGCCTTTTGAGTCGACATGTTCAATAATTTGCTGAATAGAAAGGTTGACAGTAATGAGAAATGGATCCATTTCAGCCCCCTCTCCTGGATCGCACGGCTTGGTCGACGTCATGGCCCTGCACGAAAAAGGCCTAAATTGGTATACACTGCACAATCCCTCTTGGGAGAGTAGGGGGCAGATGCCCTTTGTGTGAACTCCAGTATCTTCTGGTGGATATTGTTCCTTAAGATAATAACTAGCACTTTCGTTGATGGAGATAGATGGCCTGTAACCAAATGTATCATCTAAATCAATTTCTCTTAAGGCATCTCTAACGCGGTTACCAGCTTTTTCCATTAGATAATCTACTTCCATGGTTGTGGTCACTACATTTGTCGTGCAGCAGGTACTGCAGCCTGCCGCACATGAAAAGGCATATCCTTTTAAAAAATCATCATAAAATTCATATAATGCTTCAATGAAGTTGGTCATCAGCATTCAGTCCCCATTTTTAAACCCAAATTATGCACGGCAAAAGGGGGTAAAAATGATTTTTTCTATTGAGCAAAGTTGTTGCTCGCTCATAGCGTATCGGGAAACTTTCACCTTTTGGGTGAAACAAAATCATGTATTTTTTCCCCCTTTTGCAGCCCTTAGGGATTGGCGATTTTAACCGGGGCTCTGCGTTGTCAGGGGCTTGAAGTACCCTAGTACGTCTGCTTCCGGTCCGCCTTGCATTTTAGGCAAACTCGCCAATTGCATAATTTAGGTTAAATTTTTGACTACACAAAGTACAAAGGGCAAAGTCTATTATCAATATTACCGTAGAATAGCAATAACTGTCAAAAGCATATAAGAGATTAACCAAGAAATCAGTATAAAGGCTGCAACTTTTTTTGCCCTTCGTATGCATAGTGCGCCAAATGATATTATTGAAACACCGGGAAATACAACTCCTGCCCAAAAGGGAGGAAGATATCTGAGTAGTTCTTGAATGCCTAAAAAGAACCACGGCCCTTTTACCAAATCCATTGTGATATCTTTTGGATCAAGTGGGGCAGGAACAAGGGATGAAAAAAGGATAGTGAGCGAAAAAGTGATGAAGAGTACATCGGCTCTAAGTATTGTCCTTCCCAAATGGTACCATGTGCCCAATAGCCAGAGTACAAAGGTAAAAAAGATGTGTACTACGTAGACCCTGTTGACTCCTTCATCGGCTAGGGCTAGAAGGAACCTGTCAATTGCATTTCCGATTCCTGGAATGGTCAAAAAGAGGTGCTCGGCAATGCGAGCAGCATCCTGTCCGGTTTGATCAAATCTCAAGATGTATCCAGAAAACAGGGCATATACCCCAAAAAAGAGGGTGGAGGTCAGGACCATCCAATAAAGAATTCCCTTTGAAGTTTTGCCAATTCTGTCGGTCTCTGGGATGTTTTTGTAGGCATGCCAGATGAGAAGGAGAAAAAAGCTCTGACTGGACCAAAAATGAAGGGATCTTAGAAATCGTCCAAAGGGTAGAAGAGCATCTATTGATACCGTAGAGACAAAGGGTGTAGATGGATCGTATTGAAAGGCGAGAATAAAGCCACTAAGTCCTGACACAAATAGTGCTGCTAGGCACAGTTCGCCAGATCTTTTTGTTAGGGTTTGGATCATACGTGCTTTGACCTCGGGATGATGATCTCATAGCCGCCTTCATTCCCAGTCAATTTATTGACTTCAAAGGTTTCTAGATCTCTTTTTGCAGGTCCCTTTATGTATTTTCCATCCCATTCAAACATGCTTTGATGGCATGGGCACAGGAATTTTTTATTTGACTCTGAATATTTCAAGATACATCCAAGATGCGTACAGCGCCTTGAGACCGCAATTGGCCCAGTAGGTGTTTCGAAGAGAACGAATGCATCCTGTATGAGTGAATCTCCAGGCTTTAACTTCTTGAATATTCGGATCTTAAACGGCGGTCTGTATCTTTTCTTTTCAATGAAAGCAAAGACAGGATATCCAAGTAGTGCAAATATGCCTGTTTTTAGGAGGACTCTTCTATTCATTTTCTTAATAGCCACATAATTAGAGTGAGAACAACGCTTAAAAGAATACTGGTGCCCAGGGGAAAGTAAAAGTGAAAGTTGCCCCTATGATATGCTATGTCTCCTGGTAGTCTACCAAGGAAAGGGATCTTAGCGCCAAAAGAGAAAATAAGCCCAACAACGACTAGTATGATACCCAAAAAAATGAGTACTTTTCCCATTTCAAACAATGGATTCATATGCCTCGTATTCCTCCTTAAAGCGCTTTTTCATCCTATCTATTCTTTTTTGGTATCGTTCTTTTTCACTTATAATACATCCACAATATGGTTGCATGTAGATGCCTATCCGTCTTGCCTCATCCTTTCCCTCTTTCCAGCCCTCTCTAAAATCCTCATAGAAGAATTCAATTCCAATTTCTTCAGATATCTTCTCTGAAATTTGTTTTATTGCTTGGTGATCCTGGTATACAGAGTAAAGCAGAGTAGTGGAAAAAACCTTAAAACCAAGCCTCTTTGCCTCCAGGGCAGTTACTATAAGTCTCATTGAATAGCATGCATGACACCTCTTGGGACGCTCAAGCCCAGCACTGGTCACCTCTTTTAGCCATTCTTCGAAGTCATAGCCCTTTGGGTGAAATACTACAGAGAAATTAAGGATTTCTTTAATTTCTTCAAGGGCCTGAACTCTCTGCTCATATTCCCTGAACGGATGGATGTTTGGATTGAAAAAGAAACCTGTAAATTGAATTCCTTTTTCTCTCAATACCTTAACAGGATAAATAGCACATGGACCACAACATATATGAAGTAAGATCTTGTTCGAAGTCATCTTTAGCATCCTACCAATTGTTTCCAAACTGTTGGGAGTATTTCACACAGTTCTGTTGCAGTGAATCCAAAAGGACCTTTAACCTTTTTTAGGATGTCGGCACAAAGGCCGTGCACGTATACACCGATTCGCGCTGCATCATAAGGGGTGTAACCCTGGGCTAGAAGACCACCAATAATTCCAGATAAAGCATCTCCCATGCCTCCCTGGCCCATTCCTGAATTACCCGTTGGATTGACAGAGAATCTCCCTGAAGGCTCTGCTATTATGGTCCTCGCACCCTTAAGGACGACTATTGAGTCTGTATCTTTTGAAAGGCTGGTGGCCATATGTAATCTGTTTTCCTGTACTTCACTGGTGGAACAACCCATTAGCCTTGCCATCTCTCCTGGATGCGGTGTTAGGACTCTAGGTGCTTTTTTCTCTTTCAATATAGAAAGGTCTTCTGAAAGGGTGGTGAGGGCATCTGCATCTATAACCATTGGAAGTCTACATTCAGTTATGAGCCATTTTTGAAGCTCTTTTGAGGCAAGGCTCAGTCCTATACCAGGGCCAAGTACCACTGATTTCTTTTTCTCGAGGAATTCAATGAGTTCGTCCCTGGCCTTTTCGCTGACTTCTCCAGTTTGAGCCGCATCAGAGAGCCATAAGGTCATGACTTCAGGGGGAATTATTTTTGAAATGGTATCTTGTGCACACTTTGGAGACGCAACAGTGACTAGGCCGGACCCGGCCCTGAGGGCGCCGTGAGCTGCAAGTGCTGCCGCACCTGTCTTTCCCCTGGAGCCAGCTACTATTACGGCGTGTCCAAAGGTGCCTTTGTGCCCCCATGGCGGCCTTTCTTTCATCAGTCCCTTTATAGTGTCTTTGTCTAGAAGTTCTCCTTTAATATCAGCATCTTTTATTGCTTTAACAGGGATTCCGATATCCACTATCTCAAGCTCTCCTGTGTAAAAAGCACCAGGAGAAAGGATGTGTCCGATCTTGGGAAGGGCCATGGTAATAGTCAGGTCTGCTTTTACAGCGGTACCAAGGGGGAGCCCCGTGTCTGATGAAAGACCAGAGGGGATATCTACAGAAGCAGTGGCAATTTGAGCCTCGTTTATTGCATTGATTATGGCCTTAAATCTTCCTTCAACTGGTCTTTTAAGGCCTGTTCCAAATATGGCGTCAATGATCAAGCCGAATCTATTTAGTTCTTTAGTAGCACTGGCCACATCTTCATCCAGAATATATCGTATGGTGAGATCCAGTTTTTCAATAATCTTCAGATTTACAAGGGCATCACCTTTAAATTTTTCTCTGCTCGATAGGATCCAGACCTCGAGGGGATATCCCTTTTGATGGAGTTTCCGTGCAACTACGAAACCATCCCCTCCGTTGTTGCCTGGGCCAGCGACAATGAGCGTGCCTTTTTTGAGCTCACTGGGATAGTGTCGCTGGATAGCCTCGAACACACCTGTTCCCGCGTTTTCCATGAGTATGAGGCCAGCAATTCCATAGTCCTCTATGGCTTCTCGATCAAGACGTTGCATCTGGCTTGTATTTACGGCCTTCATAGCGATCTCCTTAACAAATATTGTATTTAACCTAAATCCTGCACGGCAAAAGGGGGCAAAAATTTTTTTAAGCATTATATCAGCCAGTTGCTTGACAAAAACCATAGCTTTAAACTTCACTGTTTAAATGAGTATGGAACCCATTTGGTTTTGCCCCTTTTGCCGCCCTTCGGGATTGGCGATTTTGCCCAATCTTCTTTGTTGCTCGGGGCTCGTAGTACCAAAGTACGCCTTCGCCCCTCGCGCCTCGAATCTTGGGCAAACTCGCCAATTGCAGGATTTAGGTTTAAACTTTACTCAATGTCCGTGCATAGGTTACTACGTGGACCGAGGCTGCACCAGCCTTTCTCAAGGCAAGAGTGGCTTCTTTTGAGGTTGCCCCAGTGGTAAGGACATCATCAAATAAGAGCACACTTTTTCCCTTTATCCTTTTGGGATCTGCCCAAAAGACTCCTTTGACATTTTTGAGTCTATCTTTTCGAGAAAGTTCAGATTGTGCAGGGGTATCTTTGATCTTTTTGAGGCAAAAAGGATCAATTTTGTCCTGTTGAACTGCGTTGATCCCATAGATGAGTTCAAGACACTGGTTAAAGCCGCGTTCTCTGAGTTTTTTTTAGAAAGGGGCATCGGACAAACGATATCTGCCTCTAAGTTGAGATTCTTAAAGGAATCTTGAGCCAGATATTGAAGACCCCGTAGGGCCTGGCACTTTCCATTGAACTTAAAAGCATGGATAAGACTCTTTATGGTATCAGAATAGAGGAAAAGGCTTCTAAGGCTATCCCAAGGCGGCGGATTTTTTATGCAATTTCCGCAGATCCTGTTTGGTCCTTTCGGGGATCTAAAAGGTATTCCGCATACAAGGCACACAGGGGAGGGGCAATTGAATGAATGGCCCCTTTGCATTTACTGCAAAGGGGCTCATTACAAAAGACATCTAGATACTTACCGCAGTTTGCACACCGTGGCGGTATAATTAAGTTTAAAACTACTTTTTTTAAATACTTATTGGTCCATGGACTCCACAATTGAGCTTGCAAATTCAGAGCATTTTACCTCTGTTGCCCCTTCAATCTGACGAGCTAAGTCATAGGTCACACGCTTTTTGGCAATTGCTGCCTCCAGGGCGTTGTGTACAAGATCCCTTGCCTCGGTCCAACCAAGGTATTCGAGCATCATGGCCCCAGACAAGATTAGAGAGCCTGGATTGACCTTGTCTAGCCCTGTATATTTGGGCGCAGTCCCATGGGTGGCTTCAAATAGGGCGTATCCGTCTCCGATATTTGCCCCAGGAGCCATCCCAAGACCGCCTACCTGTGCTGCCAATGCATCACTCATGTAATCACCATTTAGATTTGGCATGGCAAGGACGTCGTATTCTCTGGGTCGTAAGAGTATCTGCTGGAACATGGCGTCTGCAATTCGGTCCTTGATAACTATCTTTCCCTCTGGGAGGTTGCCATCGAATTTTTCCCATAGATCCTGCTCTGTGATTACGGTGTCGGCAAACTCTTCCTTTGCCAGTTCATATCCCCAGTTCCTGAATGCTCCCTCTGTGTACTTCATGATATTGCCCTTGTGGACCAGGGTAACACTCTTTCTACCATTGCTGAGGGCATAATTTATGGCCTTTCTTACAAGCCTTTTTGTGCCAAATATGCTTATTGGCTTAATGCCAATACCAGAATCTTCCCTGACATTTGCCCTCATTGTATCCTTTAAAAACTCTATTACTTTTTTTGCCTCATCACTTCCCTGAGGCCATTCGATCCCGGCATATACGTCTTCAGTGTTTTCCCTGAAGATGACCATGTCCACTGCCTCAGGGTGCTTTACAGGACTGGGAACCCCTTTGAAGTACCTTACTGGCCTTACGCAGGCGTAAAGATCGAGTTCTTGGCGCAAGGTGACATTGAGACTCCTGATGCCCTCTCCAACAGGTGTTGTAAGAGGTCCTTTAATGGCAACTACATATTCCTTGATGGCATCTAGGGTCTCTTTTGGGAGCCATTCACCAGTCTTGTCCTTGGCCTTTTCTCCAGCGTAGATCTCGAGCCACTGGATCTTTCTCTTTCCGCCATATGCCTTTTCTACAGCGGCATCAATGACCATTTGGGTGGCCCTCCATATGTCAGGGCCGATACCGTCTCCTTCAATAAAGGGTATGATTGGATTGTCTGGGCAAACAATGCTTCCATCATTGTTAAGGGTAATCTTTTGTGCTTCCATGGCCTCACTCCTTATGAATTTGGATTCGGCAGAAACTAAAACAAGTCCTGGCTTTAGTCAAATTCAAATTAGCCTTTTTTGAGGCCCAAAATTATACCTGTCTAATACTTAGTTAGTGTTTTTACAGGTATTTTAATAGCCTCAAATAGAGAGAGTGAATCTCTTAACCGCTTGTTAGATAATATTTAAAATCCTCAAGGATGTCAAAAAAATATAAATTTTCAGCCTGATTCCTTTCTGGAAATCTATTCCCCTCAAAAAATCTAGTTACAGGAAAATAGTGGGAGGCGTTCGGTGGATCTTTTCGATATCGTGCACCTTGCAGTAAAAAGAAGCCACTGGGGGGTAGCTTGCGCTTGTCTTGGAGGATAAAACGGTTAAGACCAAGCATTGAATGGATGATGGCAAAAGGGACACTAAGACAAGTAGATGTGCGTAGTCAATTCTTGGTGGATTCTAGCCAACTGCTCAGTGCGGACTCGCATGCTGGGTGGTGTGGGGAGGGCGGGGAAAACCCCGCCTTTACCCGATTTATACTTTCTTTTATTTCATAATAATGCCTCTAAACCCTTTCGTTCCATGATATCTAGTAACTTACGGGCTGCTCCTGTTGGCCTCTTAAGACCTTGCTCCCACTTTTGAACTGTAGATGGACTTATGTTAAATAAACTTGCCAGTGCAGCTTGGCTTAACTTGAACCTCTTTCTAATAGAAATAATCTTTTCTGGAGGATAGTCTTTCACCTCTGGTAGACAAAGCTTCTCAATATTTTTCATTGTTATATCATCCACTAAACCACTTTTATTGAGATCCTTAACTGTATTCATTATTGATTTAGTTATCGATTCTCTCATTTTTACACCTCTATGAAATCCCCATTTTTAATGGCTATCCTTATTTGTTCGGAGGTTAACCCGAGAAGTATCTTCGAAAATTCTCTCAACGCATGAAGTTCTCTTTTGGATAAAGAAGATTTTTCATTTTTTGCAAATCCATGTATAAAAATGGCTCTATCCCCTTTTTTATAGCAAATTATCATTCTGGCACTGCCTCTTTTACCTTTGCCTATAAATCGAACTCGCTTCTTGTAAAGATTACCACCTAAGCTAGCTTCGTATTTTCCTTTTTCTATTTCATCCAAAGCGCCCTTCAATGCTTCATCAAGCAATTGTTGTTTGGATGCCCATTTTGCAAAAGTTTTTGTCATTAATCTGAACATATACTATATGTATATCACTGAGTGATATACTTGGCAACATATTTCCTTGGCCTTAGATATTGGCCTGTAATCAAATATAATTTAGCTGTCCATGAGGTCCGGCTAAATGCCCTTTTTTAGCACAATGTTGTGGCTCAGGGGCGGCAAACAGTGCGGGGCAACCAACTGCGAATTACCACCAGACCATATGCGGGACACTGGCTTGGAAAAAAACGCCACGCTGTTTGCCGTCCATTGCAGCCGATTGTTATGTTCGGCAGTTACGAAAGTGTTCT is a window from the Dissulfuribacter thermophilus genome containing:
- the icd gene encoding isocitrate dehydrogenase (NADP(+)), whose product is MEAQKITLNNDGSIVCPDNPIIPFIEGDGIGPDIWRATQMVIDAAVEKAYGGKRKIQWLEIYAGEKAKDKTGEWLPKETLDAIKEYVVAIKGPLTTPVGEGIRSLNVTLRQELDLYACVRPVRYFKGVPSPVKHPEAVDMVIFRENTEDVYAGIEWPQGSDEAKKVIEFLKDTMRANVREDSGIGIKPISIFGTKRLVRKAINYALSNGRKSVTLVHKGNIMKYTEGAFRNWGYELAKEEFADTVITEQDLWEKFDGNLPEGKIVIKDRIADAMFQQILLRPREYDVLAMPNLNGDYMSDALAAQVGGLGMAPGANIGDGYALFEATHGTAPKYTGLDKVNPGSLILSGAMMLEYLGWTEARDLVHNALEAAIAKKRVTYDLARQIEGATEVKCSEFASSIVESMDQ
- a CDS encoding helix-turn-helix domain-containing protein — protein: MRESITKSIMNTVKDLNKSGLVDDITMKNIEKLCLPEVKDYPPEKIISIRKRFKLSQAALASLFNISPSTVQKWEQGLKRPTGAARKLLDIMERKGLEALL
- a CDS encoding phosphoribosyltransferase family protein, with product MYGINAVQQDKIDPFCLKKIKDTPAQSELSRKDRLKNVKGVFWADPKRIKGKSVLLFDDVLTTGATSKEATLALRKAGAASVHVVTYARTLSKV
- a CDS encoding type II toxin-antitoxin system RelE/ParE family toxin, translated to MFRLMTKTFAKWASKQQLLDEALKGALDEIEKGKYEASLGGNLYKKRVRFIGKGKRGSARMIICYKKGDRAIFIHGFAKNEKSSLSKRELHALREFSKILLGLTSEQIRIAIKNGDFIEV
- a CDS encoding bifunctional ADP-dependent NAD(P)H-hydrate dehydratase/NAD(P)H-hydrate epimerase; translation: MKAVNTSQMQRLDREAIEDYGIAGLILMENAGTGVFEAIQRHYPSELKKGTLIVAGPGNNGGDGFVVARKLHQKGYPLEVWILSSREKFKGDALVNLKIIEKLDLTIRYILDEDVASATKELNRFGLIIDAIFGTGLKRPVEGRFKAIINAINEAQIATASVDIPSGLSSDTGLPLGTAVKADLTITMALPKIGHILSPGAFYTGELEIVDIGIPVKAIKDADIKGELLDKDTIKGLMKERPPWGHKGTFGHAVIVAGSRGKTGAAALAAHGALRAGSGLVTVASPKCAQDTISKIIPPEVMTLWLSDAAQTGEVSEKARDELIEFLEKKKSVVLGPGIGLSLASKELQKWLITECRLPMVIDADALTTLSEDLSILKEKKAPRVLTPHPGEMARLMGCSTSEVQENRLHMATSLSKDTDSIVVLKGARTIIAEPSGRFSVNPTGNSGMGQGGMGDALSGIIGGLLAQGYTPYDAARIGVYVHGLCADILKKVKGPFGFTATELCEILPTVWKQLVGC